A portion of the Ruminococcus albus AD2013 genome contains these proteins:
- a CDS encoding stage V sporulation protein S translates to MNNSITRLKASAKTTPKNLAWAIVSALSGNSEKVEITAVGAAATNQVVKALAIARGMAITKNRDVISKTSFATLEIDSKQVTGIMFDCSFQ, encoded by the coding sequence ATGAATAATTCTATCACAAGACTGAAAGCATCAGCAAAAACAACTCCTAAGAACCTTGCATGGGCAATCGTCTCTGCACTCAGCGGTAACAGTGAAAAAGTTGAGATAACAGCAGTTGGAGCCGCAGCAACAAACCAGGTAGTGAAGGCTTTAGCAATTGCTCGCGGAATGGCTATTACCAAGAATAGGGACGTTATCAGTAAAACGTCTTTTGCAACGCTGGAAATCGATTCTAAGCAGGTTACGGGTATAATGTTTGATTGTAGCTTCCAGTAA